From the Paraburkholderia sp. PREW-6R genome, one window contains:
- a CDS encoding ABC transporter ATP-binding protein, translated as MLNKTDPVIEVRGLCKRVKDATGELTILENIDLAIEAGSSVAIVGASGSGKSTLLGLLAGLDSASSGSVRLLGRELAELNEDERAALRSGSVGFVFQSFQLMPHLTALENVTLPLELQGGIGTREAAARARGLLEQVGLGKRTGHYPKLLSGGEQQRVALARAFVTHPAILFADEPTGSLDAATGHAVIDLMFQMNRANGATLILVTHDIELARRCDTTVTIEAGRLA; from the coding sequence ATGCTAAACAAAACTGATCCAGTCATTGAAGTGCGGGGTTTGTGCAAAAGGGTTAAGGATGCAACGGGCGAACTGACGATTCTCGAGAACATTGATCTTGCCATCGAGGCCGGCAGCAGTGTGGCGATCGTCGGTGCATCCGGGTCCGGCAAGTCTACGCTGCTAGGCTTGCTCGCAGGGTTGGACAGCGCAAGCTCGGGCTCGGTTCGCCTGCTCGGCCGCGAACTCGCCGAACTGAACGAAGACGAGCGCGCTGCATTACGCAGCGGCTCCGTCGGATTCGTATTCCAGTCGTTCCAATTGATGCCGCATCTGACCGCGCTCGAAAACGTCACGTTGCCGCTCGAACTGCAAGGTGGAATCGGCACGCGCGAAGCCGCGGCGCGCGCTCGCGGTCTGCTGGAGCAGGTGGGGCTCGGCAAGCGCACCGGTCACTACCCGAAGCTCCTGTCGGGCGGTGAGCAGCAGCGTGTTGCGTTGGCACGCGCGTTCGTGACGCACCCCGCCATTCTGTTCGCGGACGAACCCACCGGCAGTCTGGATGCGGCCACGGGCCATGCGGTGATCGACCTGATGTTCCAGATGAATCGCGCGAACGGCGCCACACTGATTCTCGTCACACACGACATTGAACTCGCAAGACGTTGCGACACCACGGTGACGATCGAGGCAGGACGGTTGGCTTGA
- the pgi gene encoding glucose-6-phosphate isomerase — MTQNSLPSWSSLQTHYEKIRDAHMRDWFAPENDPAPTRAERFAFSGGGLAIDFSKNRITDETLKLLVQLAREAGVEKRRDAMFAGDIVNPTEHRAALHTALRSNDPNAPFHAEVQAERARMAAFADKVRSGEWKGYTGKRIRYVVNIGIGGSDLGPKMVVSALHHLATREITSHFVSNVDGADIYNVMQQIDPEETLVIVVSKTFTTLETMTNAHSMRDWFISKGCPESELAKHFVGVSANPAEVVKFGIAKENVFQMWDWVGGRYSLWSAVGLSIMIAIGPDQFNELLAGANDMDQHFRTAPLDKNLPVLLGMIGIWYRNFFGSQSYLVAPYSEAMHFLPSYLQQLEMESNGKSARLDGAMVDYPTAAVTWGEPGTNGQHAFFQMLHQGSTIVPIDFIAVLTPEHPLVSHHPKLLANCFAQSEALMLGRTLEEAKKVAGADKPDLAPHLVFPGNRPTTTIIVDALTARSLGALIALYEHKVLVQASVWDINPFDQWGVELGKILGKVVEADLTSPGADVKKHDSSTSALIERARAALKK, encoded by the coding sequence ATGACCCAGAACTCGCTCCCTTCCTGGTCCTCGCTGCAAACGCATTACGAGAAGATTCGCGATGCCCACATGCGCGACTGGTTTGCACCCGAGAACGACCCCGCGCCTACCCGTGCCGAGCGCTTCGCGTTCTCGGGCGGCGGCCTCGCAATCGATTTCTCGAAGAACCGCATCACCGATGAAACGCTGAAGCTGCTCGTGCAGCTCGCGCGCGAAGCGGGCGTCGAGAAGCGGCGCGACGCCATGTTTGCGGGCGATATCGTCAATCCGACCGAACACCGCGCGGCACTGCATACCGCATTGCGCTCGAACGATCCGAACGCGCCGTTCCATGCCGAGGTACAGGCCGAGCGCGCCAGGATGGCGGCGTTTGCCGACAAGGTGCGCAGCGGTGAGTGGAAAGGCTACACGGGCAAGCGTATCCGCTATGTGGTGAACATCGGCATCGGCGGCTCCGATCTCGGGCCGAAGATGGTCGTGAGCGCGTTGCATCATCTGGCCACGCGAGAAATCACGTCGCACTTCGTGTCGAATGTTGACGGCGCGGATATCTACAACGTGATGCAACAGATCGATCCCGAGGAAACGCTCGTGATCGTCGTCTCGAAGACGTTCACTACGCTTGAGACCATGACCAATGCGCACTCCATGCGCGACTGGTTCATCAGCAAGGGCTGCCCGGAAAGCGAACTGGCGAAGCATTTCGTCGGCGTGTCGGCCAATCCCGCCGAGGTCGTGAAGTTCGGCATCGCGAAAGAGAACGTGTTCCAGATGTGGGACTGGGTGGGTGGCCGCTACTCGCTGTGGTCAGCGGTGGGCCTGTCCATCATGATCGCGATCGGGCCCGACCAGTTCAACGAACTGCTCGCCGGCGCGAACGACATGGACCAGCATTTCCGTACCGCGCCGCTCGACAAGAACCTGCCGGTACTGCTCGGCATGATCGGCATCTGGTATCGCAACTTTTTCGGCTCGCAAAGCTATCTGGTCGCGCCGTATTCGGAAGCGATGCATTTCCTGCCCTCGTATCTGCAACAGCTCGAGATGGAGAGCAATGGCAAGTCGGCGCGGCTCGATGGCGCGATGGTCGACTATCCGACCGCCGCCGTCACATGGGGCGAGCCGGGCACGAACGGTCAGCATGCATTCTTTCAGATGCTGCATCAAGGTTCGACCATCGTGCCGATCGACTTCATCGCCGTACTGACGCCGGAGCATCCGCTTGTCAGCCATCATCCGAAGCTGCTCGCCAATTGCTTTGCGCAGAGTGAAGCGCTGATGCTCGGCCGCACGCTCGAAGAAGCGAAGAAAGTCGCCGGCGCGGACAAGCCCGATCTTGCGCCGCACCTGGTGTTCCCTGGCAACCGCCCCACTACGACGATTATCGTCGACGCGCTGACCGCGCGTTCACTCGGTGCGTTGATCGCCCTGTACGAACACAAGGTGCTCGTGCAGGCGTCGGTGTGGGACATCAATCCGTTCGATCAATGGGGCGTGGAGTTGGGCAAGATCCTCGGCAAGGTCGTCGAGGCCGATCTCACGTCGCCGGGTGCGGACGTCAAGAAGCATGACTCGTCGACGTCGGCGTTGATCGAACGTGCGCGCGCCGCGTTGAAGAAGTGA
- a CDS encoding NAD(P)H-hydrate dehydratase translates to MTNADTTLPTLINPHDRALPLLTLTELRIAETQASAALPPYTLMARAGKSAASFLLEQITRDTSIEKSKQKVWLIAGPGNNGGDALILAAELHEAGIAVELCMPVEVKADDARWALATARAAGVPITADMPASLAGYTWLVDGMFGIGLTRELDGVFASVARQLTQRAKARPRKGGVLALDVPSGLDSDTGTVVGGKDSAAVHATHTVTFIAAKPGLFTAQGRDLAGSVTVAPIGLDCSQRTAVQLNAPELFAASLPPRDFATNKGTFGSLAVVGGDTGMCGAPILASRAALYTGAGKVHVALLGEGAPPYDPPHPELMLHAIDDLPLDTMDALAVGCGMGHGERATRVLHDVLRLDVPKLFDADALNLISKDASLAAEVTARGTQGDPCVLTPHPLEAARLLGTDAPTVQADRLAAARALAARFASVIVLKGTGTVIATPDGRIAINPTGNAALATCGTGDVLGGIIGALLAQHLPRFEAALAGVYLHGLAADTLSAQGHGPAGLTAGELAPMVRTLLNRLFYPSHG, encoded by the coding sequence CGCACGACCGTGCGCTGCCGCTTCTGACGCTCACCGAATTGCGGATCGCCGAAACCCAGGCGTCGGCCGCCTTGCCGCCCTATACGCTGATGGCGCGCGCCGGCAAATCGGCCGCGAGTTTCCTCCTCGAACAGATCACGCGCGACACGTCGATCGAGAAATCGAAGCAGAAGGTGTGGCTGATCGCGGGCCCCGGCAACAACGGCGGCGATGCGCTCATCCTCGCGGCTGAGTTGCACGAGGCCGGCATCGCCGTCGAACTGTGCATGCCGGTCGAAGTGAAAGCGGACGACGCCCGCTGGGCGCTCGCCACGGCCCGCGCCGCCGGCGTGCCGATCACCGCCGACATGCCGGCCTCGCTGGCCGGCTACACATGGCTCGTGGACGGCATGTTCGGGATCGGTCTCACGCGCGAATTGGACGGCGTTTTTGCCAGCGTGGCCCGTCAACTGACGCAGCGGGCGAAAGCGCGCCCGCGCAAGGGCGGCGTGCTGGCGCTCGACGTGCCGAGCGGCCTTGACAGCGACACCGGCACGGTCGTCGGCGGCAAAGACAGCGCCGCCGTCCACGCCACGCATACCGTGACGTTCATCGCGGCCAAACCGGGGCTTTTCACCGCGCAGGGACGCGATCTCGCCGGCTCGGTCACGGTCGCGCCGATCGGGCTCGACTGCAGCCAGCGCACAGCCGTGCAACTGAACGCGCCGGAGTTGTTCGCGGCGAGCCTGCCGCCGCGCGATTTCGCGACGAACAAAGGCACGTTCGGCAGTCTTGCGGTAGTGGGCGGCGACACCGGCATGTGCGGCGCGCCGATCCTCGCGTCGCGCGCCGCGCTGTACACCGGTGCGGGCAAGGTGCATGTCGCGCTGCTCGGCGAAGGCGCGCCGCCCTACGATCCGCCGCATCCCGAACTGATGTTGCACGCCATCGACGATCTGCCGCTCGACACCATGGACGCGCTGGCCGTCGGCTGCGGGATGGGTCATGGGGAGCGCGCCACGCGCGTGCTGCACGATGTGCTGCGACTCGACGTGCCCAAGCTGTTCGACGCCGACGCGCTCAACCTGATTTCGAAAGATGCGTCGCTCGCGGCCGAAGTGACCGCGCGCGGCACGCAGGGCGACCCTTGCGTGCTGACGCCGCATCCACTCGAAGCGGCTCGTCTGCTCGGCACCGACGCGCCCACCGTGCAGGCCGACCGGCTTGCCGCCGCGCGCGCGCTCGCCGCGCGCTTTGCGAGCGTCATCGTGCTGAAAGGAACCGGCACCGTGATTGCCACGCCGGACGGCCGCATCGCGATCAACCCGACAGGCAACGCCGCGCTCGCCACGTGCGGCACTGGCGACGTGCTCGGCGGCATAATCGGCGCACTGCTCGCGCAGCATTTGCCGCGCTTCGAGGCGGCTTTGGCGGGCGTGTACCTGCACGGGCTCGCCGCCGATACGCTCAGCGCTCAAGGGCACGGCCCGGCCGGGCTGACCGCCGGCGAACTCGCGCCGATGGTGCGCACGTTGCTCAACCGGCTTTTCTATCCGTCGCATGGTTGA